One genomic window of Dermacentor andersoni chromosome 8, qqDerAnde1_hic_scaffold, whole genome shotgun sequence includes the following:
- the LOC126526200 gene encoding sulfotransferase ssu-1-like, which produces MASESLPAMFQFIDGERYIFFRDPDKVREALQFQPRAGDIVEVVYPKCGMQMMQQMIQLIVHDGHCAKDLREFGSRAPFLEDCGGNWPGEKSCTRLFRTHIRMGRIAVSTDAKYVYVARNPWDACYSQYVMNQKMPLRPMRETFDEFLDMFLEGSLTNGCYFQHVLSGYTRRREPNVFFTTYESMMRDTAATLLDLADFLGEMYAERLRKDNGLLATIVRHSTPAFLRSILEIETREMVSMMFRSPALASSGLTERDVGDGTFSLVCRPEVGAWKEVFTQKQLRRTVSKIEESVGKHFVPDLWNKEWHEVLQAAL; this is translated from the exons ATGGCCAGTGAAAGCTTGCCAGCCATGTTTCAATTTATCGACGGCGAGCGCTACATCTTCTTTCGTGATCCAGACAAGGTGCGAGAGGCGCTCCAGTTCCAGCCGCGGGCCGGAGACATCGTGGAGGTTGTGTACCCAAAGTGCGGCATGCAGATGATGCAGCAGATGATACAGCTCATAGTACACGACGGGCATTGCGCCAAAGACCTGCGCGAGTTCGGTTCGAGGGCGCCCTTTCTGGAGGACTGCGGTGGAAACTGGCCAGGAGAGAAGTCTTGTACCCGGCTCTTTCGAACGCACATCCGCATGGGTAGGATAGCCGTCAGCACCGATGCCAAGTACGTGTACGTCGCACGCAACCCGTGGGACGCTTGCTACTCGCAGTACGTCATGAACCAGAAAATGCCGCTTCGCCCAATGCGAGAAACATTCGACGAGTTTCTGGATATGTTTCTCGAAGGCTCCCTTACAAATGGCTGCTACTTCCAGCACGTTCTCTCTGGCTACACGAGAAGAAGGGAGCCTAACGTCTTCTTCACGACTTACGAAAGCATGATGCGCGACACTGCAGCGACTCTGCTAGATTTGGCTGACTTTCTTGGAGAGATGTACGCCGAAAG ATTGCGGAAGGACAACGGGCTTCTCGCCACGATTGTACGGCATAGTACACCTGCGTTCCTGCGAAGTATTCTTGAGATAGAAACTCGTGAAATGGTTTCCATGATGTTCCGCAGCCCAGCGCTTGCGTCCTCTGGGCTAACGGAAAGAGACGTTGGCGATGGAACTTTCAGCCTGGTGTGCCGGCCTGAAGTTGGTGCCTGGAAAGAAGTTTTCACGCAAAAGCAACTGCGAAGAACCGTTTCAAAAATCGAGGAATCTGTCGGAAAGCATTTCGTACCTGATCTGTGGAATAAGGAATGGCACGAAGTTCTGCAAGCAGCCTTGTAA